A DNA window from Helianthus annuus cultivar XRQ/B chromosome 15, HanXRQr2.0-SUNRISE, whole genome shotgun sequence contains the following coding sequences:
- the LOC110881742 gene encoding uncharacterized protein LOC110881742: MNLAISAWTMDVRANTIANCFLYCKLRSTDNMTFENSDEGGESTQELQNLIKELGYRNTMDVEDVLTHPEENVVAQLLLTDEEIIESVIGINKDDIDEEDDESSTMEPPSRNEAIKAAITLNNSC; the protein is encoded by the coding sequence ATGAATCTTGCAATTTCAGCATGGACTATGGATGTTCGTGCAAATACAATTGCGAACTGCTTTCTTTATTGTAAACTTCGATCAACAGATAACATGACTTTTGAGAACTCAGATGAAGGTGGTGAAAGCACTCAAGAACTCCAGAATTTGATCAAAGAGTTGGGTTATCGCAATACAATGGATGTCGAAGATGTTCTGACTCACCCAGAAGAAAATGTAGTTGCACAGTTGTTGTTGACTGATGAAGAAATTATTGAAAGCGTTATTGGAATTAATAAAGATGATatcgatgaagaagatgatgaaagttCTACAATGGAGCCCCCTTCGCGAAACGAAGCTATTAAAGCGGCAATCACATTGAACAATTCTTGTTGA